A genomic region of Dioscorea cayenensis subsp. rotundata cultivar TDr96_F1 unplaced genomic scaffold, TDr96_F1_v2_PseudoChromosome.rev07_lg8_w22 25.fasta BLBR01001751.1, whole genome shotgun sequence contains the following coding sequences:
- the LOC120256947 gene encoding uncharacterized protein LOC120256947: MAEEAIFSIHKRRMNGHILKVDFAKAFDSVDWDFLLELLKVRGFGPKWLGWISSILNTSKASILINGSPSGYVRYQRGLRQGDPLSSLLFVLVADVLCTMFDNALNSQILIGVPTGERLSDLETNFSKTCLYTTNLHQLPHVSEAKTINCDVGLLPVTYLGIPISGRRPRKQDWESLIAKTCGLEEHLSCKGARRVGYIRVIVLQSGLVGEMEIEVQIKFGAESLFWKDRWLNGLALMFIWSEAFSASSMPHGTVRELALLLERPPFANDPGVA; encoded by the exons ATGGCGGAGGAGGCTATTTTCAGCATTCATAAAAGAAGAATGAATGGTCATATACTCAAGGTGGATTTCGCCAAAGCATTTGATTCAGTTGATTGGGACTTCTTGTTGGAGCTCCTGAAAGTCAGGGGTTTTGGACCCAAATGGCTAGGATGGATATCCTCGATCCTGAATACTTCGAAAGCCTCTATTTTAATCAATGGGTCCCCTAGTGGTTATGTGAGGTATCAAAGAGGTTTGAGACAGGGTGATCCTCTATCGTCGCTGTTGTTCGTGCTAGTCGCGGATGTGTTGTGTACCATGTTTGACAATGCACTGAACTCTCAAATCTTGATCGGTGTGCCTACGGGAGAGC GGCTCTCTGATCTGGAAACTAATTTCTCCAAAACGTGCCTTTATACCACTAATTTGCATCAACTCCCTCATGTTAGTGAGGCTAAGACGATCAACTGTGATGTGGGCCTTCTTCCAGTTACTTATCTAGGTATTCCTATTTCGGGCAGGAGGCCTCGTAAACAGGATTGGGAGAGTTTGATTGCCAAA ACTTGTGGCTTGGAAGAACATCTGTCGTGCAAAGGAGCAAGGAGGGTGGGGTATATTAGAGTTATCGTCCTTCAATCTGGCCTTGTTGGGGAAATGGAGATAGAAG TTCAGATCAAATTTGGAGCTGAGTCTCTTTTCTGGAAGGACAGATGGCTCAATGGTCTTGCACTGATGTTTATCTGGTCCGAAGCCTTCTCGGCATCTTCTATGCCTCACGGGACGGTTCGGGAGCTGGCTTTGTTACTTGAGAGGCCGCCGTTTGCGAACGACCCGGGTGTTGCGTAG